In the Carboxydothermus hydrogenoformans Z-2901 genome, one interval contains:
- the smpB gene encoding SsrA-binding protein SmpB, which produces MEKIIAENRKAYHDYHILEKYEAGIALKGTEVKSIRLGRVNLRDSFARIENGELWLYNMHISPYEQGNRFNHEPKRPRKLLMHKREIMRLFGKTREKGLTLVPLKLYFKGNYAKIELGLAKGKKIYDKREEMAKRDAAREIEKALRARY; this is translated from the coding sequence ATGGAAAAGATAATTGCGGAAAATCGTAAAGCTTATCACGATTATCATATTCTCGAAAAATACGAGGCAGGAATAGCATTAAAAGGAACCGAGGTTAAATCCATTCGCCTTGGCCGGGTAAATTTAAGGGATAGTTTTGCCCGGATTGAAAACGGTGAGCTCTGGCTTTACAACATGCACATAAGTCCCTATGAGCAGGGGAACCGCTTTAACCACGAACCTAAAAGACCCCGAAAGCTATTAATGCATAAAAGGGAGATTATGCGCCTTTTTGGTAAGACCAGGGAAAAGGGTCTAACTTTGGTACCATTAAAGCTTTACTTTAAAGGAAATTATGCTAAAATAGAATTGGGCTTAGCCAAAGGTAAAAAGATTTACGACAAGCGGGAAGAGATGGCAAAAAGGGATGCAGCAAGAGAAATTGAAAAGGCTCTTCGAGCTCGTTATTAA
- a CDS encoding recombinase family protein: MRAVIYVRFSIDNQCEEYITTQVRACSEYAKQKGYHIVKIYADETRSALTDDRPNFLGMDSDAKLGLFGIVLIHKLDRFARNRNDSAIYKRKFRRCGVQHYFFLKKQKRATG, translated from the coding sequence ATGCGTGCTGTGATCTACGTCCGTTTCTCCATTGACAACCAATGCGAAGAATATATAACTACCCAGGTAAGGGCCTGCTCTGAATATGCAAAGCAAAAAGGCTACCACATTGTCAAAATATACGCTGATGAAACACGTTCAGCACTAACCGATGACAGGCCAAACTTTCTTGGAATGGATAGTGACGCCAAGCTTGGCCTATTTGGTATTGTTCTCATTCACAAACTGGACCGCTTCGCCCGCAATAGAAATGACAGTGCTATCTATAAGAGGAAGTTCCGGAGATGTGGAGTACAACATTATTTCTTTCTTAAAAAGCAAAAAAGAGCAACTGGATAG
- a CDS encoding DUF4411 family protein gives MKHNSSYLLDTNVFVEAARRYYAFDLVPAFWRILIDHAKNGDVLSIDWVKDEIVRNQDELSKWIKTIFHNWCNSTNQPDVINAYREIMEWVNSNDQFLEEAKAEFASGADGWLIAYAKVKGCILVTHEKYNPNIRKKVPIPNVCKAFNVPYIDTFDMMRNLGVKIA, from the coding sequence ATGAAGCATAATTCTTCATATTTGCTAGATACTAATGTTTTTGTGGAAGCAGCACGGCGATATTATGCTTTTGATCTTGTGCCTGCTTTCTGGAGAATCTTAATTGACCACGCTAAAAATGGTGATGTGCTCAGTATTGATTGGGTAAAAGATGAAATAGTACGAAATCAGGACGAACTATCGAAATGGATAAAAACCATTTTTCATAATTGGTGTAATTCTACTAATCAGCCCGATGTTATTAATGCCTATCGAGAAATAATGGAATGGGTAAATAGCAATGATCAGTTTTTAGAAGAAGCTAAAGCAGAATTTGCTAGTGGAGCTGATGGCTGGTTAATTGCTTATGCAAAAGTTAAAGGATGTATTCTTGTTACTCATGAAAAATATAATCCAAATATAAGGAAGAAAGTTCCTATACCCAATGTATGCAAAGCCTTTAATGTACCATATATTGATACGTTTGATATGATGAGAAATTTAGGTGTGAAAATTGCTTAA
- a CDS encoding ImmA/IrrE family metallo-endopeptidase, translating into MDSSKKERSNIVRVNISVPVLNWALERSGRFHDISRKFPKINEWLTGKSMPTLRQLEDLAKATSTPLGYFFLSKPPEEKLPIPFFRTLGDHTIQRLSPEFIETFYTMKRRQAWMRDYLIDLGHEPLPFVKTAKLEDNPHDVAQKIRNTLGLKNDWAANQPTWTAALRELQKKIEDIGIIVVVNSIVGNNTHRKLNPAEFRGFVLVDEYAPLIFVNGADSKAAQMFTLAHELAHIWYGSSAAFDLQSLHPANDKIEQACNYVAAEFLVPAAELRQAWSSIAHGRDVFQMLASRFKVSEIVIARRALDLKLINREQFLNFYENYLEKERLFGVKDNEGGNFYKTQNLRLGRRFAEAVIRAAKEGKILYREAYQLTGLYGKTFEEYAKFIDWGGML; encoded by the coding sequence ATGGATAGTAGTAAAAAAGAAAGATCTAATATAGTAAGAGTAAACATTAGTGTGCCTGTTCTCAATTGGGCGTTAGAACGTTCTGGCCGCTTTCATGATATTAGCAGAAAATTTCCAAAAATTAATGAATGGTTAACTGGCAAGAGTATGCCTACTTTACGACAGTTGGAAGACTTAGCAAAGGCAACTTCTACCCCACTTGGTTACTTTTTTCTTTCTAAGCCACCTGAAGAAAAACTACCTATACCATTTTTTCGAACTCTCGGAGATCATACTATACAACGGTTAAGCCCCGAATTTATCGAGACTTTCTATACAATGAAACGTCGCCAGGCATGGATGCGCGACTACCTTATTGACCTTGGACATGAACCTCTTCCTTTTGTCAAAACTGCTAAGCTCGAAGATAATCCTCACGATGTAGCTCAGAAAATAAGAAATACGTTAGGACTAAAAAATGACTGGGCAGCCAACCAACCGACATGGACCGCTGCACTAAGAGAATTACAAAAGAAAATCGAAGACATTGGTATTATTGTAGTTGTCAACAGTATAGTTGGAAATAACACGCACCGCAAGCTTAATCCAGCAGAGTTCCGCGGATTTGTCTTAGTAGATGAGTACGCACCTTTAATATTTGTAAACGGTGCTGATAGTAAAGCGGCACAAATGTTTACATTAGCTCATGAGTTAGCACACATTTGGTACGGCAGTAGTGCTGCTTTTGATTTGCAGTCCCTTCATCCAGCCAATGACAAAATTGAACAAGCTTGTAATTACGTCGCCGCTGAATTTTTAGTACCTGCGGCTGAATTACGCCAAGCATGGTCTTCTATTGCTCATGGTAGAGACGTTTTTCAAATGCTTGCTAGTAGATTTAAAGTGAGCGAGATAGTTATAGCCCGAAGAGCTTTAGATTTAAAGCTTATTAACCGGGAACAGTTTTTAAATTTTTACGAAAATTACCTTGAAAAAGAACGTCTATTTGGAGTCAAAGACAATGAAGGAGGTAATTTTTATAAGACTCAAAACTTACGTCTTGGAAGACGTTTTGCAGAAGCTGTAATCCGCGCAGCAAAAGAAGGTAAAATACTTTATCGCGAAGCTTATCAACTCACCGGACTTTATGGCAAAACTTTCGAAGAATATGCAAAGTTTATCGATTGGGGAGGCATGCTATGA
- a CDS encoding restriction endonuclease, with product MPILRLLEYVDYVAGSIAGFFFVALFLTLIAFLTFPKANYSFDFVTVLVVETILSAFFLVVRLLTSIFIDTIYRKSGIKEVDKFTGEQFEKWLKKLFKDYGYKVKETRKTADYGADLIIEKDNIKIVVQAKRHKNKVGIKAVQEAISAVKFYGCHKALVCTNNYFTENAINLAKANNVELIDRNKLIELSMGRKSMK from the coding sequence ATGCCAATTTTAAGATTATTGGAATATGTTGACTATGTAGCGGGAAGTATAGCGGGATTTTTCTTTGTTGCACTATTTTTAACTCTCATTGCATTTTTAACTTTTCCAAAAGCAAATTACAGTTTTGATTTTGTTACTGTTTTAGTTGTTGAAACAATACTTTCAGCATTTTTTTTGGTGGTAAGGCTTTTAACAAGTATTTTTATAGACACTATATATCGAAAATCTGGAATCAAAGAAGTTGATAAATTCACCGGAGAACAGTTTGAGAAGTGGTTAAAGAAATTATTTAAGGACTACGGTTACAAAGTCAAGGAAACCCGTAAAACCGCTGATTACGGAGCAGACCTAATAATTGAAAAAGACAATATAAAAATTGTTGTCCAAGCCAAAAGGCATAAAAACAAAGTAGGGATAAAAGCCGTTCAGGAGGCTATTTCAGCAGTAAAATTTTATGGTTGCCACAAAGCTTTAGTTTGCACCAATAACTACTTCACTGAAAATGCAATAAATCTTGCAAAGGCTAATAATGTTGAACTAATAGATAGGAATAAGTTAATAGAGCTTTCTATGGGAAGAAAAAGTATGAAATGA
- a CDS encoding DUF4041 domain-containing protein, translated as MKQRWYLNTWFIALLVALWPLYGIPAIIGIILLIIQQKVYGSADETLAKANEEAKNIIETATREVENLNQEKLNLEKKLTEMNNEVKRLQLELKALSKEVLVAAVNVTAYEEFTSEEIKNQLHLLRLKQQDLIKNDKALEITATSDKRKVIENNMKQILRCFNAECENIIVNVSARNVDTARNKIIKSFETLNKIFATDGVALSKEYLESKLEELNLVYAYQLKKEQEKELQKAIREQLLDEEKARKELERERQKLEKEETHFRNEIKKLMAHMQKATSDVEKSFYIEQIKSIEEKLEEVTKAKEDIINREQNTRAGFVYIISNIDAFGENVFKIGMTRRLDPMDRINELGDASVPFKFDVHAIIFSEDAPALEAALHERFRKYEVNKVNPRKEFFKVPLEEIRKAIEELHGGFVSWTIDPPAEEYWESLRRTKGA; from the coding sequence ATGAAACAAAGGTGGTATTTGAACACTTGGTTTATAGCGTTATTGGTAGCCCTATGGCCACTGTATGGTATTCCAGCAATCATAGGCATCATTCTTCTCATAATACAACAAAAAGTATACGGTTCAGCTGACGAAACCTTAGCTAAAGCAAATGAAGAAGCCAAGAACATTATCGAAACAGCTACTCGAGAAGTAGAAAATCTTAACCAAGAAAAGCTTAACCTCGAAAAAAAACTTACCGAAATGAATAATGAGGTTAAACGATTACAGCTTGAACTAAAAGCTCTTTCTAAAGAAGTCTTAGTTGCTGCTGTCAATGTGACAGCCTACGAAGAATTTACTTCGGAAGAAATTAAAAATCAGCTCCATTTACTCCGACTTAAACAACAGGATTTAATAAAGAATGACAAAGCTCTGGAAATTACAGCTACTTCTGATAAAAGAAAAGTAATCGAAAATAATATGAAACAGATTCTGCGATGCTTTAACGCTGAATGTGAAAATATTATTGTAAATGTCTCAGCGCGTAACGTAGATACTGCTCGCAATAAAATAATAAAATCTTTTGAAACGCTTAATAAAATATTTGCAACCGACGGTGTAGCTTTGTCCAAAGAATACTTAGAAAGTAAACTTGAAGAGCTTAATCTTGTTTATGCATACCAACTAAAGAAAGAACAAGAAAAAGAATTACAAAAAGCTATCCGCGAGCAACTCTTGGATGAAGAAAAAGCGCGTAAAGAACTTGAGAGAGAAAGACAAAAGCTTGAAAAAGAGGAAACTCATTTCAGAAACGAAATTAAAAAGTTAATGGCTCATATGCAAAAGGCAACAAGTGATGTAGAAAAAAGCTTTTATATAGAACAAATAAAATCTATCGAGGAAAAATTAGAAGAAGTAACCAAAGCCAAAGAAGATATTATCAACCGTGAACAAAATACCAGAGCAGGTTTTGTTTACATTATCTCAAATATAGATGCATTTGGCGAAAATGTCTTCAAAATAGGTATGACAAGGCGTCTTGATCCAATGGACAGAATAAACGAATTAGGTGATGCTTCTGTACCTTTTAAATTTGATGTTCACGCAATAATTTTTAGCGAAGATGCTCCCGCCCTTGAAGCGGCCTTACATGAACGCTTTAGAAAATATGAAGTAAATAAAGTTAACCCCAGAAAAGAATTCTTCAAAGTTCCTCTTGAAGAAATTAGAAAAGCCATAGAAGAATTACATGGCGGTTTTGTTAGTTGGACTATAGACCCGCCGGCAGAAGAATATTGGGAAAGCCTTAGACGAACTAAAGGAGCTTAA
- the dut gene encoding dUTP diphosphatase, which translates to MRGFKVVSFFEDKGINIPQRKTKASAGYDLEAAIDVVLNPGEVKLVPTGVKAYMPEDEVLLIYIRSSLAVKKGLLLANGVGVVDADYYDNPENEGHIMIPLFNPGKEPVTIRKGERIAQGIFTRYLKADDDEALGQRTGGFGSTGQ; encoded by the coding sequence ATGCGCGGATTTAAGGTTGTAAGTTTTTTTGAGGACAAAGGAATTAACATCCCACAGCGAAAGACCAAAGCCAGTGCCGGTTATGATTTGGAAGCAGCGATTGACGTGGTTTTAAACCCGGGTGAGGTAAAACTGGTACCTACCGGTGTTAAAGCTTATATGCCCGAAGATGAGGTACTCCTCATTTACATTAGAAGTAGCCTTGCGGTGAAAAAAGGTTTGCTTTTGGCCAACGGCGTAGGGGTAGTAGATGCGGATTATTACGATAACCCGGAAAACGAAGGGCATATCATGATACCTTTGTTTAACCCCGGAAAAGAACCGGTAACGATCAGGAAAGGGGAGCGGATAGCCCAGGGGATTTTTACCAGATATTTAAAGGCCGATGATGACGAGGCTCTGGGCCAAAGAACGGGCGGGTTTGGTTCTACCGGTCAGTAA
- a CDS encoding two-component system sensor histidine kinase NtrB, with the protein MYYFLYLEIPELSEKNLTYVAVHMAKEIEKDLTDIDINNLEIAELNEINLILTHFPDMMISFIKYPNLEIIAHYSNKNGKLAKDNEIIGGVLTGEVKDIIIKKRYPYFGKLSLADGKAYVYLQPVYVKGELVGFVLTHQNRNYLSVVVGEILRLTGTVLFLMLLVGIGYSLHYVFLNDRRTIALTKSNWDLQRKLNAVLENAQTGIVLVDRDLTITYINPMAEDFFKISFAEAVGKQYDEFIKSYIITDEEKKSSFLVHTLKTGNTVYKKTITFKVLGEMRLGEVCTGIIQNNLGQIDGAFLFIQDITDKRQKEELAAKTLQLAAAGEIMSELTHELKNAFMVLTGLSKLCQDGRPELKMLDEEINRLYRLTTDFLSLTRAYRAKKERFDFQQLVVEVLALVDKEARKQKVKIETFLHYPPYLKGDRNLLKQALLNVLLNAVEAMEGGGVLKVYLDYNVKSQEIVLTVADSGPGIPPEILQKICQPFFTTKERGTGLGLPFTKRVVEYHLGKLMIKSEVGKGTWVIITLPVEENIHEKVQVV; encoded by the coding sequence ATGTATTATTTTTTATACCTCGAAATACCGGAGTTATCGGAAAAAAATTTAACATATGTTGCGGTACATATGGCGAAAGAAATTGAGAAAGACCTAACGGATATAGATATAAATAATTTGGAAATTGCCGAGTTAAACGAAATAAATTTAATTTTAACTCATTTTCCCGATATGATGATAAGTTTTATAAAATATCCTAATTTAGAAATTATAGCTCACTATTCCAATAAAAACGGCAAATTAGCTAAAGATAACGAAATAATCGGTGGGGTACTTACCGGAGAAGTTAAAGATATTATAATCAAAAAGCGCTATCCTTATTTTGGTAAGCTAAGCTTAGCCGACGGGAAAGCCTATGTTTACCTCCAACCGGTTTATGTGAAGGGAGAGCTGGTGGGTTTTGTTCTTACCCACCAAAATCGAAATTATCTATCGGTAGTGGTTGGCGAAATTTTAAGGCTTACCGGAACGGTGCTATTTTTAATGCTCCTGGTGGGAATAGGGTATAGTTTGCATTATGTTTTTTTAAACGATCGGAGGACTATTGCCCTTACAAAATCTAACTGGGATTTGCAGCGGAAATTAAATGCCGTTTTAGAAAATGCGCAAACGGGGATTGTTTTAGTTGACAGGGATTTAACTATTACTTACATAAATCCCATGGCGGAAGATTTTTTTAAGATTTCTTTTGCAGAAGCTGTTGGAAAACAGTACGATGAATTTATCAAAAGCTATATTATAACCGATGAGGAGAAAAAGTCATCATTTTTAGTGCATACTTTAAAAACCGGAAATACCGTTTATAAAAAAACAATAACCTTTAAAGTTCTGGGAGAAATGCGTTTGGGGGAAGTTTGCACGGGAATCATCCAAAATAATTTGGGACAAATTGACGGAGCTTTTTTATTTATCCAGGACATAACCGATAAAAGACAGAAGGAAGAGTTAGCTGCCAAAACCCTGCAGTTAGCAGCAGCGGGTGAAATTATGTCGGAACTTACCCACGAATTAAAAAATGCCTTTATGGTGTTAACCGGTTTATCAAAACTTTGTCAGGATGGACGGCCCGAGTTAAAAATGCTTGATGAGGAAATAAATCGGCTGTACCGCTTGACTACTGATTTTCTTAGCTTAACCAGAGCTTACCGGGCTAAAAAAGAACGTTTTGATTTTCAACAGTTAGTGGTGGAAGTATTAGCCCTTGTTGATAAGGAAGCTCGTAAACAAAAGGTAAAAATTGAGACTTTTCTCCATTACCCGCCCTATTTAAAGGGCGATAGGAATCTTTTAAAACAAGCGCTCTTGAATGTTTTATTAAACGCCGTGGAAGCTATGGAAGGGGGAGGGGTTCTTAAGGTTTACCTGGACTACAACGTTAAAAGCCAGGAAATAGTTTTAACAGTGGCCGATAGCGGTCCCGGTATACCTCCGGAAATTCTGCAAAAAATTTGCCAGCCTTTCTTTACTACCAAGGAGAGGGGGACCGGCCTGGGGTTACCTTTTACCAAAAGGGTAGTGGAATATCACTTGGGAAAGTTAATGATTAAAAGCGAAGTGGGCAAAGGAACGTGGGTAATAATTACTTTACCGGTAGAGGAGAATATCCATGAAAAAGTCCAGGTGGTATGA
- a CDS encoding L,D-transpeptidase family protein, with the protein MVKKLFFLVFLMIFLTPLTGLANEKNIIVIETRTRLLYLFRENKLVKKYPVALGDLKTPTPIGCFKITFMRKNWGSGFGSRFLGLNVPWGMYGIHGTNKPGSIGSYASHGCIRMLNRHVEELYEKVHLQDQVIILGNPFTYQEIPWRTLVVGSKGSDVLILQELLKLKGYYSGPIDGIFGRKMEKAVVKFRADYGLPSDNRINMEMYKLLRIYD; encoded by the coding sequence ATGGTAAAAAAACTTTTTTTTCTTGTTTTCCTTATGATATTTTTAACTCCCCTCACCGGTTTAGCCAACGAAAAAAATATCATTGTCATTGAAACGCGGACCCGCCTCCTTTATCTTTTCCGGGAAAATAAGCTTGTAAAAAAATACCCGGTTGCCCTGGGTGACCTGAAAACTCCTACCCCGATTGGTTGCTTTAAAATTACATTTATGCGCAAAAACTGGGGCAGCGGTTTTGGCAGCCGCTTTCTCGGTTTAAACGTACCCTGGGGTATGTACGGCATTCACGGGACCAATAAGCCCGGTTCCATTGGAAGTTACGCCAGTCACGGCTGTATCCGGATGTTAAACCGGCATGTGGAAGAACTGTACGAAAAGGTTCACCTTCAAGATCAAGTAATTATCCTCGGCAATCCTTTTACCTATCAGGAAATCCCCTGGAGAACATTAGTGGTAGGTTCTAAAGGAAGCGATGTTCTTATCCTGCAGGAACTTTTAAAGCTTAAAGGTTATTATTCCGGTCCCATTGACGGTATTTTTGGCCGAAAAATGGAAAAGGCCGTAGTTAAATTTCGTGCTGACTACGGCCTACCCTCTGATAATCGGATAAACATGGAAATGTATAAACTTTTAAGGATCTATGATTAA
- a CDS encoding GerMN domain-containing protein: MIRKIMAGILVVFLLAGVAGCSWWNKIFERKAVVPDKTEVKEESVEVGQKGEMIEVVLYFADETGEYLVPEKRMIAKVPSIARETLNELFAGPQSSNLKPVVPPGTVLRDINVKPDGLCIVDLSREVIDNHPGGSAAEALTVYAIVDTLCQFPTIKKVEFRVEGEKVESLKGHMDLTVPVEKNEAMIKIQN; this comes from the coding sequence TTGATCAGGAAAATTATGGCAGGTATTTTGGTGGTTTTTTTACTGGCTGGGGTTGCCGGTTGTAGCTGGTGGAATAAGATTTTTGAACGAAAGGCGGTAGTTCCGGACAAAACCGAGGTTAAAGAGGAAAGCGTAGAAGTAGGTCAAAAAGGCGAGATGATTGAAGTAGTTTTATATTTTGCCGATGAAACCGGCGAATATTTGGTTCCGGAAAAGCGGATGATTGCCAAAGTTCCTTCTATAGCCCGGGAAACATTAAACGAACTTTTTGCCGGGCCCCAATCTTCTAATTTAAAGCCGGTAGTTCCTCCTGGTACAGTTTTACGGGATATCAATGTAAAACCCGATGGCTTGTGCATTGTGGACCTGAGCCGGGAAGTAATTGATAACCACCCGGGAGGATCGGCGGCGGAAGCGTTAACCGTATATGCTATTGTGGACACATTATGCCAATTTCCTACGATAAAGAAAGTAGAGTTCAGGGTTGAGGGGGAAAAAGTGGAAAGTTTAAAAGGTCACATGGACCTGACGGTCCCGGTGGAGAAAAATGAGGCAATGATTAAAATCCAAAATTAA
- the murI gene encoding glutamate racemase yields the protein MDKASLGIGIFDSGVGGVTVLKELINLLPGENFYYLGDTAHVPYGSKSKEELLILGDAIIRFFLKLGVKMVVFACNTSSAITLPILKERYPVLMEGMLEPLRKNMPAKAKVGVLATEATVKSGLYQKKLMETNKFQEVYMIACPQYVPLIEKGIVSGKEVEEATREYFEPLLKEEVRDVVLGCTHYPFLTETIQKLYPKIQVIDPAAYVAREVYRKLKENKLLGENGGKVQFYVTGDEKSLKNLGSLYLGYNIDRVQKIDLEVIV from the coding sequence TTGGACAAAGCATCATTGGGTATCGGAATTTTTGATTCGGGGGTTGGCGGAGTAACGGTATTAAAAGAACTGATAAATTTGCTTCCCGGGGAAAACTTTTACTATTTGGGAGACACTGCGCATGTGCCTTACGGCTCAAAATCCAAAGAGGAATTATTAATTTTGGGCGATGCCATAATTCGCTTTTTTCTTAAGTTAGGGGTTAAGATGGTAGTTTTTGCCTGCAATACCAGTTCGGCCATAACCTTACCCATTTTAAAAGAGAGATACCCGGTTTTAATGGAAGGAATGCTTGAACCCTTAAGGAAAAATATGCCGGCCAAAGCCAAGGTCGGGGTGCTGGCCACCGAGGCGACGGTGAAAAGTGGGCTTTATCAAAAAAAGCTTATGGAAACTAACAAGTTTCAAGAAGTTTATATGATAGCTTGTCCCCAGTATGTACCCTTGATTGAAAAGGGGATTGTTTCGGGGAAAGAAGTAGAAGAAGCTACCCGGGAATACTTTGAGCCACTTCTAAAAGAAGAAGTTAGAGATGTGGTCCTGGGTTGTACCCATTATCCTTTTTTAACCGAAACTATTCAGAAACTTTACCCCAAAATTCAGGTAATTGACCCGGCGGCCTATGTTGCCCGGGAGGTTTATCGAAAATTAAAGGAAAACAAGCTTTTAGGTGAGAATGGCGGAAAAGTCCAGTTTTATGTGACCGGCGATGAAAAAAGTCTAAAAAATCTTGGAAGCTTGTACTTAGGCTATAACATAGATAGGGTCCAAAAAATTGACTTGGAGGTAATAGTATGA
- the glmS gene encoding methylaspartate mutase subunit S — protein MKEVNLVLGVIGADVHAIGNKILEYALTNAGFKVHNLGVMVSQEEFVKAALETDAKAVLVSSLYGHGEIDCRGLKEKFIEAGLDDVLLYVGGNLVVGKQDFSEVERKFKAMGFDRVFPPGTMPEEAIKALKEDLGLM, from the coding sequence ATGAAAGAGGTAAATTTAGTGCTCGGGGTGATTGGGGCTGATGTTCACGCCATTGGAAATAAAATTTTAGAGTATGCACTAACCAATGCCGGTTTTAAGGTACACAATTTAGGGGTAATGGTAAGCCAGGAAGAATTTGTGAAGGCTGCTTTAGAGACCGATGCCAAAGCGGTATTGGTTTCTTCCCTTTATGGCCACGGGGAAATTGACTGCCGTGGTCTTAAGGAAAAGTTTATTGAAGCTGGTCTGGATGATGTGCTCCTGTATGTTGGGGGTAATTTAGTAGTGGGGAAACAGGATTTTTCCGAAGTTGAGAGAAAGTTTAAAGCAATGGGATTTGACCGGGTATTTCCCCCGGGGACGATGCCGGAAGAAGCAATAAAGGCCCTTAAAGAAGACCTTGGGCTAATGTAG
- the glmL gene encoding methylaspartate mutase accessory protein GlmL, with protein MRLGLFLDIGSTYTKGRVVELERGELLASAKAYTTVETDVTLGINDCLLELSRQGIKEKYDIKLASSSAAGGLRMVAVGLVRDLTTEAAKKAALTAGARVEKSYSYELTPEDLDEILALKPDIILLAGGTDGGNKKYLLENARKLSRLKLKGTILVAGNRSAASEVAGILEGKVDFRIAPNVLPDLNTLNIEPVQNLIRQIFLEKIVEAKGLKKAEKIVDKVMMPTPLAVLKGAELLAQKIGELILIDVGGATTDVHSVAKGLPTLAGVSLKGLPEPYAKRTVEGDLGLRRTVKNVVEYGREEFYNSGITSGQLSDYLEKITKDPTYLPQTPQEKEIEKALTRICVKTAMNRHAGRLEEIWTPAGKSFVQYGKDLTRVEALVGTGGPLVYAEEPEKVLAAAFFEETNPNILKPKNPEMYLDTEYILFAAGLLAENDRETGLKLLNSVKKL; from the coding sequence GTGAGGTTAGGGCTTTTTTTGGACATAGGCAGTACATATACCAAAGGACGAGTGGTGGAGTTAGAACGGGGGGAGCTTTTAGCCTCGGCTAAAGCTTATACTACCGTAGAAACCGATGTTACCCTTGGGATAAACGACTGTCTTTTAGAGTTATCACGGCAGGGAATTAAAGAGAAATATGATATAAAACTTGCCTCTTCTTCGGCCGCCGGCGGGCTCAGGATGGTGGCGGTAGGGCTGGTACGGGATTTAACCACCGAAGCGGCCAAAAAAGCCGCATTGACCGCCGGGGCACGGGTGGAAAAGAGCTATAGCTATGAGCTTACCCCGGAAGATTTGGACGAAATTTTGGCCCTGAAACCGGACATCATTTTACTGGCCGGAGGAACTGACGGCGGGAACAAAAAATACCTTTTAGAAAATGCCAGGAAGTTATCACGGCTAAAACTTAAAGGAACGATTTTGGTTGCCGGGAACCGCTCGGCGGCTTCCGAGGTTGCCGGAATTTTAGAAGGTAAGGTAGACTTCAGGATCGCTCCCAATGTTTTACCGGACCTCAATACCCTAAACATTGAACCGGTCCAAAACCTGATCCGCCAGATATTTTTAGAAAAAATAGTTGAAGCCAAAGGGTTAAAAAAAGCCGAAAAAATTGTGGACAAGGTAATGATGCCAACGCCCCTGGCGGTTTTAAAAGGGGCGGAGCTCTTAGCCCAAAAAATCGGGGAGCTTATATTAATTGATGTCGGAGGAGCTACTACCGATGTACATTCGGTAGCAAAGGGGCTGCCCACCTTAGCGGGGGTGAGTTTAAAGGGACTTCCGGAACCCTACGCTAAAAGAACTGTGGAAGGGGATTTGGGGTTAAGGAGAACGGTGAAAAATGTTGTTGAATACGGACGAGAAGAATTTTATAATTCAGGAATTACTTCCGGGCAACTAAGCGATTACCTTGAAAAAATTACAAAAGATCCGACGTATCTTCCCCAAACCCCCCAGGAAAAGGAAATTGAAAAAGCGCTTACCCGAATTTGTGTCAAAACGGCAATGAATCGGCATGCGGGAAGATTAGAGGAAATCTGGACTCCTGCCGGAAAAAGTTTTGTTCAGTACGGAAAGGATTTAACCAGGGTAGAAGCTTTGGTGGGAACCGGAGGACCTTTAGTTTATGCCGAGGAACCGGAAAAAGTTTTAGCGGCAGCCTTTTTTGAGGAAACAAATCCTAATATTTTAAAACCTAAAAATCCGGAAATGTATTTGGATACCGAGTATATATTGTTTGCAGCTGGCTTACTGGCGGAAAATGATCGGGAAACAGGTTTAAAACTATTAAATTCCGTTAAAAAACTTTAA